The window AGATACCGTTACCTTCGAGAGGATATTCAACGGAGGAGTTGATGCACGGACTCCTGGATTATCTTGCGGAGAACGACCTCTACATCATCCTAGCACTCGATGACGTGGAAGTTCTGATAAAGGAAGAGGGGTCGGACCCGTTTTACTTTCTAATGAAGATCGGTGAGGATAGAGATGATAAGATGTCCAGGCTTTCCTTCTTATTCATCGTGAGGAATCCAGAGATACTAAACATGTTGGAGAGCGGTGCAAGGATTGGTATACTTACTAATGTAGTGCACCTCTCAGAGTACAATGCTACCCAACTTTATGACATATTGAGTTATAGAGCTTCTGAGGCATTCTTTGATGGCGTCATCCTAGAGGAATCAATAAGGCTAATAGCAGACCTAGCCAGCGAGAGGGGCGATGCTAGGTATGCAATCGAGACTCTTTGGAGAAGCGGAAAGTACGCCGAAGCGGAGGGGCGCGATGTCGTAACGCCCGAACATGTAAGGAAAGCCGCGGCCAGCATATATCCTGCTATAAAGAAAGAGAACCTTGCGTACCTCTCACTGCATGAAAAGCTAATACTTTTAGCAATAACTAGAGCCTTGGCCTCGAACGAGAAGGCCTACACCACCTCGTCAGAGTTAAACGAGCTCTATAGACTCGTGTGCGAAGAGTATAGGGTTCAGCCTAAGGCATACACGCGCTTCTGGGAATACCTCCAAAAGCTCGAGGACCAGGGCATAATAAGAATAAAGGTATCCAGTGAAGGAGCAAGGGGACGTAGGTCGTACATAACGTTGCCTGAGGTACCGGTCTCAATACTTCAGCATGAATTAACAAAGTTGCTGGAGGTTGGGAGTAGAGAGTTTTGAGCGATTGTATGAAAAGGTTGATGTTCTTATCAAAGGGAAGAGAGAAGATATTAGAGGTTCTCATGGAGTTTGGCGAGCTAAACATATCAAAGATAATAAGGCATACGTCGCTCAACCATAAGGTCGCGAATGCCTACCTAAAAGAGATGGTATCTCTGGGCTTGGTGAAAGAAAGGAAGTTTGGTAGG of the Aigarchaeota archaeon genome contains:
- a CDS encoding ORC1-type DNA replication protein, with product MRIFRDESKLSLEYVPPVLPHREDELRLLKAFFSSIVKGKQSISVKAIISGSAGTGKTAMAKLFGRQMEAEAKSKQMNLRYIHVNCRVNRTLFMILKRVVEHLKIPLPSRGYSTEELMHGLLDYLAENDLYIILALDDVEVLIKEEGSDPFYFLMKIGEDRDDKMSRLSFLFIVRNPEILNMLESGARIGILTNVVHLSEYNATQLYDILSYRASEAFFDGVILEESIRLIADLASERGDARYAIETLWRSGKYAEAEGRDVVTPEHVRKAAASIYPAIKKENLAYLSLHEKLILLAITRALASNEKAYTTSSELNELYRLVCEEYRVQPKAYTRFWEYLQKLEDQGIIRIKVSSEGARGRRSYITLPEVPVSILQHELTKLLEVGSREF
- a CDS encoding helix-turn-helix domain-containing protein, whose protein sequence is MSDCMKRLMFLSKGREKILEVLMEFGELNISKIIRHTSLNHKVANAYLKEMVSLGLVKERKFGRVRMFRISDPETLKQMLRSAFDSKTSS